CGGGAGGCGCAGATGCAGCAGGCAGCGGACGGTCCGGGTGACCCCGCGCCCCGGGTCGCCGTCGGCGGATTGCCCGACGAGGTGCGCAACCGGCTGGTGACGTGGGCGGCCGAGGCGCTGGGGGCGATCCCGGTGGCCCAGGTGCCGACGACTCTCGTCCGGATCGCCCGTTTCGCGCCGGCCAAGCGGGCGCGGCTGGCCGGACCGGCCCTCGTCCATGCCCTCGACGAGGACGCGGCGTTCCGCGCGGTCGTGGCCGAGCGGGCCCCGGGGCCGGATGCCGTCGTCGGGGACGTCGCCGCGGCCGCGGCCCGGGCCGTGCTCGTCGGGGCCCCCGACGCCGACGACCGGCTGTCCGCGGTCCGGGAACAGGCCAGTGCGGCCGGCGCCCGGCAGCAGGTGGCGGCGCTGCAGGACGAGGTGGCCCGGCTGACGGAACGGATCGATCGGCTGACCGGCGAACTGCACGAGGCCCGCACCGCCCAGGCGGCGCCGGTGACGGCCGCGTCCGCCGAGGCCGACAAGTTGCGCACCCGGTTGCGCGAACAGGGCACCCGGTTGCGGCGCCTGCACGACGAGACCGCGGCGCTCCGGGAGCAGACCGAGCGGGCGACGGCCGATCACGAGAGCGCGCTCGCAGCCGTCCGCGCCGAGGGGCAGCGGTGGCGCCAACGGGCGGAGGAGGCGACCGCCCGCCTGGAGGCGGCGAATCGGACCGTGGCCGACCTGCGTCAGGTGGCGGCGTCCGGACGCCGCACGGTGGATGACCGTCGCGTCGAACTCCTCCTCGAGGCGGTGGAGGGGGCCGCGGCCGGTCTACGCCGGGAATGGCAGCT
This window of the Nakamurella flava genome carries:
- a CDS encoding NYN domain-containing protein encodes the protein MQQAADGPGDPAPRVAVGGLPDEVRNRLVTWAAEALGAIPVAQVPTTLVRIARFAPAKRARLAGPALVHALDEDAAFRAVVAERAPGPDAVVGDVAAAAARAVLVGAPDADDRLSAVREQASAAGARQQVAALQDEVARLTERIDRLTGELHEARTAQAAPVTAASAEADKLRTRLREQGTRLRRLHDETAALREQTERATADHESALAAVRAEGQRWRQRAEEATARLEAANRTVADLRQVAASGRRTVDDRRVELLLEAVEGAAAGLRREWQLTGGGVDPADRVAARWAPVAVEPGERTADPGRLAAWLAVPGAHLLVDGYNVTKTGYPELSLAEQRERLVRFLASLAARTSVDVTVVFDGAAVSAARPVGRRVRVLFSPPGTLADDVLRQLVAAEPAGRVLVVVSSDREVVESVARAGARTAASTVLLGLR